In Clupea harengus unplaced genomic scaffold, Ch_v2.0.2, whole genome shotgun sequence, the genomic window actaTGTGCCTGACCCATAACAGATCACGGCACAATAGagcaaatacagacacaccccTTTCTTAACatggtgcatacacacatctgcatactTTCAACTGGTTTGAAATCTCAAAACAGCctgctggccacacacacacacaatatatataatactaCATAGACATCCATTCCAACCGctatacaaaacacaaaaccaacacAGCTTGCTTGGCATTTACAACACCCCCCAGACCACCCCTCTCTTTTAAAGTAGAACACTCCAGCACTCCCTAGAATGTCAGGGCTCGAAGCTGGAGGTGACACCAGAGGTCAGAtcagagttcagaggtcaaCATCAGGCTGCAGGAATGAACCCTCCATTCTGTTTGTGATTGGTCAGATGAGAGTCACATGGACATGCACCCAAGTGGGTTTGGGAGGGCGTCTGGGGGGCCCAGCTTACCCAATGCAGTGGCAGTAGCGGCTCACGCTCAGGCTACTGCAGTGCATGTTCAGTGACCAgggatgtgtgcgtgtctttacAGCAATACTTTAAAGAAATAAGATCATGAATGAATTAAAAAGCAGAGCAGAGTGAGAGGTTGCTGGGGGCTGATGAATGCTCGTCACCATCCAGAACGGTTCGTTTCAATAGATCTGAGAATTGACAACTCCAGAGCTGTGCACCAGCGGTGTGACGCAAAGCACCCAGCCACTGAATGTCACACTAGGGCTTCAATCAATTTGTGATGTCAACGTTTTTTCCATCCATTAAACACAGTCAATTAACATTAGATATTTAACCGCCCAGCATCATCAGTGACAGCTGGAGGACACTAACATTTTTAGCTCAGCAAAGCTTACTTAATGCCCGAGCTTATGGTTTGGATGAGATGCCATTTAGCGGAAATCACTGTTTGGGCCTTTTGTTAAAGCCTGACGTCTGTGATCTTTAAGGAGAGCCCCTGAACGCTCCGGGGCGAGCAGACGCTCACCAGCCTGCTCACTACCTCTCACTTCTGCACCAGGGTTTGCAACGGATGAGGAGATGACTGGGAGAGGATGTGTGTTGATGGTGTTCGCAATGTGacccatcgtgtgtgtgtgtgttcatgcatggaAACACCTGTATTGGTTGAAGCCTTCCATTCaaccaaaaaaagagaaatgcatgaaaataaactgaaaatgaaactaataaataaaataagagaacacacatttgggtggggagggaggagggaataGAACTGTGAATGTATAcaggtgagtgcgtgtgtgtgtgtgtgtgtggcgacaCAACAATATGATAAAAGCATTACAAGGTAAAGATGTGGGCCAAGCAGTCCTGAGACAAATTAATTATTAAAATACTTCAAAAGCCAAAAATAGAACTAACAGATAAGACACCCATGTCATTTTGCACATCACCTGTAAGACTTTACCCTGTTACCCAAGCATGACTGAATTACACCAGTCCATGTGCAACACTCACATAAAAAGCCTGcccctcacacatgcactgccAAGGCCCAGACAACTGTCAATTGGGACAAGCCAATCAGAGCTGAGCAGTACACCACCCCATTGTGAACCCTAACCTCGTCTTTTGGACCCAGAGAGACAACCACTGAGGAATTCAGCTTACTTATGGATGGGGAGTTCATTTGAgcttattttgtatcatttcaACACTTGTGATGTTGTAGCTCAAAGAATGTGTGGTGATTCCAACACACTACATCTGCCTGTTGGTGACTGATAGCCGTCATCCTTGTGAAGAAGTCACACCCAGCTCACACAAGACTCACACTGTTCTCTAATAATGCCTCTCAATGAAGACTCCGCTGCTATTCAGGAATGTAGACTATTGGGCTTTCTGTACCCTTAAATAGCCAAGTTATTATTCAGCAAAACAGTGCTTTGTAACTGTCTGGGGAGTGCAACTGCCTGGCAGTTAGACCCAGGCTGGAGGAGAATAGCATTGACCTGCCCTAGAATAGTGCTGGAATGACCAGACctttatttacatacacagacTACTCAGCCATCGCATGTACGCATCTATATAAAGCAAGCAGCTGCCCGACTGGAGTAAAAATCTAGAGCAGGTCCTTCTCCGGGTGTACTCTACTCTGTCCCCCAGTTACAAAGTAAACATTGTTTAACTATGGTGCCAAATCTTCCCTCCAAATTCCTATCAAACCAAAAGAGTTTTAGCCAAAACTACAACTAGGCACACTTACTTCTACATCTCCTGAACTCTTTTAACAAGTGAGTCGACCTTCTGGAGGACCAGAATGGATCAGATGCTGCAGTTCCCTCACCAATGCCTACTCTACATTCACCGTTTCCTTAAAATACTCTCTCTACACAGTTGCAttcatgtctttctctcaaGAACCCAATCTTCATACAACCTCAAATCACCCTTTACTCTTTCCCTGACCAATTCTCCAACTTAAAGGGTACCTTCGGGATTTTTTAACCAGGGCcctattttagatatttttgggTCCGAACTTTTACTCTGGACAATTAATGTTcaaaattggtccagtattgagttagaacggtATATAACTGGCAACCgcaaaacggctatacaatgtaatcccatgagGCAAGCATtgtgtcaaagtaaaccgcttgtttgcCATTGACAGGTGGAAAGGAttcctacagagatagacctgtgtctgtttacctcaataactgtaaagaaactgacGAAAATGGCGGTTTGTGTAGTTTAAGTTTcagtagaaaatgactgtagaAAAATGGTTTATCTCTGTAGGGACCCTTTCCACAGTCAGACACAGATTATGACGATAGTCAGATAACTACAACATGAGCCTGTCAGTATCAGACGCGAATGCATGCCCCacgggattacattgtataacCATTTGGCGGTTGGCAATTATAGTGTTGTAACTCAATACCAATTTTGATCGTTTTTGTCCATAGTCAAAATTTGGACCCAAACAAAATGGGAAAACGGGGCCCAGGGTTAAATATTCCCAGAGTTTTCCTTTAACTCTCTACACTTCAACCATTCTTACCCTTCACATAtgcctcctccctctgtgtgtatttgtgtgtgtacacgtgcgtGAGAAAGTGAAACTGGGGGGCTGCTCTCACCTGAAGGCCCGTCCTCTGCCTCTGGGTGGCGTGTACCCGCTGTAGTAGCGCGACCGGGACGAGAAGTTCACCCGCGAGCGGAACCGAGCGCGGGGAAACCCGCGGTCTGTGGTGCTGATTCCTGGCCGGTTCGTTCTCTTAGCGCCGACCTGACAAAAGAGGGGGAAAACTTCTGAGTTAATCGTTCTTTTACTTTATTAATTTCGTTATTACtttcaatcatttttttttaaagtcacaCAGGACAATGTACACATTCACTACACTACGGACAGACACACTTACGATGACTCATTTTTATTAAACCAGCAGGAAATTGTCAGAGACAAGGTCACTCAACTGTGACCTATAAACAAGAATACTGTCAATTCTCTCTATTCCTACTTTACATTTACCTTCCGTTGTTCAAATGGTGCTGATGAATTTACTTAGTTTTGCATTAAAACATCTGAAGAATGACAATGGCAACTTAACAATAATGGATTTTTATCCACTCCACTCAAACACTTCAGACTATAAGCTTTCAGAGAGAATCTTTAATTTGGTCTTCACCAGAACCACTCTAACAGGAGACTCTATAGAGGTCAAATTCAGTCATCAGTTGTCTGCCAGCTTCAACGCGCCAGTAATATTTTCACAGGCCTAGTAATATCTGCACAATATAAATGTGACAAGTGTGCATACAAGAATGGTGTCATTGGTGTCTGTGAAAAGCTGCTCGTCCTCGAAGCAGTCCAATAACATGattgataataatgataattgaCTTGCCCTTGGATGTTTAAGATGGAGAATGACACTCACCTTAATCTGCCGTCCTCTAAATAGGGATTCATCTAGTGCCATGGCTGTCCGCACAGACTCCTTATCTGCAAACTCGATGTACGCAAACCTGAAACCAGACGACACACACTTTTTTAGAATCAATATGTTGGGTAATAAAATAGATGCTTAATGCAAGACGCAAAGATCATCTTTGtaatgcatttttaatgagGTTAATTTAGGACTATGGAAGAACACAGTTCACTACTTCAGTCCTGCTGCCTTTCCAGTCATACTGGATGTGGATCAGATACCCCGAAAACTCAATGAACTGTAATAAAGAGTGAGATGTGCAAAGGCAGTCAGCCCAAATGCTGACCTACATAGCTACTGCATGCTTTTTGTAGGACAACTACAGGGGACAACTTCCCAGGCAACTAGCCTTCCTAACCCCACCTGTCTACTTTAGACAACAGCAGTGTTACTGTTAAGTTGCCAAACTAGCCCAAAGGAAGAAGCTCTGCATTATTTAAGCAGGCCAGAAAACAGCAAGACCAAATGACCCACAGCACACAACTCTATGGAAAGGTCCTCAGCCATCTTAAATATGGTCTtactaaataaaacaaaagcatTTTTGGCAAAGTCAATCAATAAGTGTCAGTTCAAATAGACTCAAGTAAAaatccttatttttttttttaaatcaaatgtgtCTGTACCACCATCGCAGATCCAGGACCCATCATTCTGATGCAGCAGGCAATATTAATATTTACACAAAGACTAGCCTTACACGTTTACACTTTAATCCAACACATTCCCACCTGCCCACAGCAGacaagcagcagcagtggtggtggtgcctTACCCTTTGGGGTGGCCTGTGTACTTGTCACACAGGATAGTGACTCTGTTTACGGATCCGCAGCCGTGGAAGTGAGCCTCAAGCTCCTCTGCAGTGGCGCCATAGTCCACCTGgtggacagagggaggaggtgaggtCACTCACACCAACATCACACTAGAAGTGGAATAGTCGTGATATATTCGTTTTTAGCCTCTGGATGTTTGTTGTTTGTACGTTATGACAATACAAActacactgtacctttaaatgcAATGACCTACACAAATCAGTTCTAGTCCCAGCAGTTTTGAGTTGTGGGAATGTGTTCTTGGTCATAAAATCTGAAGCTGGAGAAACATTCAAAAGATGCCGTACGTAACCTAAACAGGATTGAAAGCACTAAATTCAGGCTTACGTTTCCGACGTAGATTGACCTCCCATCCGCCTCCATTTTCTCTTCAATGGACATGATGACAGGACCAGCTGGAAAAAGGACCACAGGACCATAGTTAGTTGGCCACTCGCACTCATTATACCCGCTCTTTTAACACATGGCAACTGACAACATACTGAATATTTGTGGATGCAtttcaagaaaagaaaaaaatactggTTCTAATCACAAGCTATACACCAATATAcactaatgatgatgatggactgCTGCCTGCTTAGCATCTTACCAGATACTTTAAAAGGTTAGGTGCCAGACAGCTGGTCATTTGTGTATTAAGTTAAAGGGGGTAGTCTTGTGTTTTAGTTTAGCATAAATGCACGATTTCATACTTTAAACACAAAT contains:
- the pabpn1 gene encoding polyadenylate-binding protein 2 isoform X3, which gives rise to MEEEAEKLKELQNEVEKQMNLSPPPTGPVIMSIEEKMEADGRSIYVGNVDYGATAEELEAHFHGCGSVNRVTILCDKYTGHPKGFAYIEFADKESVRTAMALDESLFRGRQIKVGAKRTNRPGISTTDRGFPRARFRSRVNFSSRSRYYSGYTPPRGRGRAFRFQDQWRLTSPPQVAAAPPNVSAASLSLSAPAMHTHPILSVWGGGGGGQGDHRPTGIYYNNKR
- the pabpn1 gene encoding polyadenylate-binding protein 2 isoform X2, producing the protein MAEFGNGLAEESLLDSDPGHPELEDPGVGDEEPGLEEGEAAIEDPELEAIKARVREMEEEAEKLKELQNEVEKQMNLSPPPTGPVIMSIEEKMEADGRSIYVGNVDYGATAEELEAHFHGCGSVNRVTILCDKYTGHPKGFAYIEFADKESVRTAMALDESLFRGRQIKVGAKRTNRPGISTTDRGFPRARFRSRVNFSSRSRYYSGYTPPRGRGRAFRGRGRSTSWYSPY